From one Streptomyces mobaraensis genomic stretch:
- a CDS encoding LuxR C-terminal-related transcriptional regulator, with protein MNTAPTTLSTLDAKIMERIAAGERTTCIANKLYLSRQGVEYHVSKMMDRFRVPNRTALVAKAYAMGILGSEAWPPRVLQDRIN; from the coding sequence GTGAACACCGCCCCCACGACGTTATCCACCCTGGACGCCAAGATCATGGAGCGCATCGCCGCTGGTGAGCGCACCACCTGTATCGCGAACAAGCTCTACCTCAGCCGACAGGGTGTCGAGTATCACGTCAGCAAGATGATGGACCGCTTCCGGGTGCCCAACCGCACCGCGCTCGTCGCCAAGGCCTACGCCATGGGAATCCTGGGATCGGAGGCATGGCCCCCCAGGGTCCTTCAGGACCGCATCAATTGA
- a CDS encoding cation:proton antiporter, translating to MPGLRTRGARLLAVCLLSVLPLLAAALLLWHGTAGKGGGRSGGSTAHGGSRVEAWQLLLALAVVVAVARGLGTLASRYLAQPRVVGEMVSGIVLGPSVLGLVAPRAYDALFPAALHSYLNLVAQIGLALFMFLIGMEFGETRHEDAGRTGVAVGIVGVCLSFALGCGLGYALYTGYAPEGVGFLPFTLFLGITMSVTAFPVLARLLMERGMLQSRAGTYAIVGAATADLACWLLLAGLVALLRGGSPLGVLRTLALTAAFFGVMVVLVRPALRRILERSERRLADGGVLTLVVPGVLLSAVATELIGIHLIFGAFLFGAICPKTAPALENARGKLRELVTAVLLPPFFASVGVKTDLLRLGEGGGALWMWAGVALLVAVAGKLAGSAAAAALMSVERVDALRIGVLMNCRGLTELVILTIGLDLGVLSPALFTMLVMVTLCATVMTAPLLDLLDRAEARRAAPAPAKATAVVR from the coding sequence GTGCCGGGGTTGAGAACGCGCGGCGCCCGGCTGCTCGCCGTCTGCCTGCTGTCCGTCCTGCCGCTGCTGGCCGCGGCCCTGCTGCTGTGGCACGGGACCGCGGGCAAGGGCGGCGGGCGGTCCGGCGGGAGCACCGCGCACGGCGGATCGCGCGTCGAGGCCTGGCAGCTGCTGCTCGCCCTCGCCGTGGTGGTGGCCGTCGCGCGGGGCCTCGGGACGCTGGCGAGCCGGTATCTGGCGCAGCCGCGCGTGGTCGGCGAGATGGTCTCCGGGATCGTCCTGGGCCCCTCGGTGCTCGGCCTCGTCGCCCCCCGGGCCTACGACGCCCTCTTCCCCGCCGCCCTCCACTCGTACCTCAACCTCGTCGCCCAGATCGGGCTGGCGCTCTTCATGTTCCTGATCGGCATGGAGTTCGGCGAGACCCGGCACGAGGACGCGGGCCGCACCGGCGTCGCCGTGGGGATCGTCGGCGTCTGCCTGTCGTTCGCGCTCGGCTGCGGCCTGGGGTACGCGCTGTACACGGGCTACGCCCCGGAGGGCGTCGGCTTCCTGCCGTTCACCCTCTTCCTGGGCATCACCATGAGCGTGACCGCCTTCCCCGTGCTGGCCCGGCTGCTGATGGAACGTGGCATGCTCCAGTCCCGGGCCGGCACGTACGCCATCGTGGGTGCCGCCACCGCCGACCTCGCCTGCTGGCTGCTGCTCGCGGGCCTCGTCGCGCTGCTGCGCGGCGGTTCGCCCCTGGGCGTGCTGCGCACCCTCGCGCTCACCGCGGCCTTCTTCGGCGTCATGGTGGTGCTCGTCCGCCCCGCCCTGCGCCGGATCCTGGAACGGTCCGAACGCCGGCTCGCCGACGGCGGCGTGCTCACCCTGGTCGTCCCCGGCGTCCTGCTGTCGGCGGTCGCCACCGAACTCATCGGCATCCACCTCATCTTCGGCGCCTTCCTCTTCGGCGCGATCTGCCCGAAGACGGCGCCGGCCCTGGAGAACGCCCGCGGCAAACTCCGGGAACTCGTCACGGCCGTGCTGCTGCCCCCGTTCTTCGCCTCGGTCGGAGTGAAGACCGATCTGCTGCGGCTCGGCGAGGGCGGCGGGGCCCTGTGGATGTGGGCCGGTGTCGCCCTGCTGGTCGCCGTGGCCGGGAAGTTGGCGGGCAGCGCGGCCGCGGCGGCGCTGATGTCGGTGGAGCGCGTCGACGCCCTGCGCATCGGCGTGCTCATGAACTGCCGTGGACTGACCGAGCTGGTGATCCTCACCATCGGCCTCGACCTCGGCGTCCTGTCACCGGCGCTGTTCACCATGCTCGTCATGGTCACCCTGTGCGCCACCGTCATGACCGCGCCGCTGCTCGACCTGCTCGACCGCGCCGAGGCGCGCCGCGCCGCGCCCGCGCCCGCGAAGGCGACGGCCGTCGTCCGCTGA
- a CDS encoding class I SAM-dependent methyltransferase codes for MTTTGHSTVIDRCRICDNTELLPVLDLGPQALTGVFPRTRGEDVPYVPLELVRCSPAGCELVQLRHTADFGLMYGEGYGYRSSLNRSMADHLRGKVAAITKAVDLGPGDLVLDIGSNDGTLLAAYPSGGPHLVGVDPAASVFAGTYPPGAELIPDFFAADLLGGRRAKVVTSIAMFYDLPRPMDFMREIRRVLADDGIWVTEQSYLPSMLHAAAYDVVCHEHLDYYGLRQIEWMAERTGLKVVDAELTPVYGGSLSLVLARSDSPREVDEPALARIRAGETDLPYAEFARRTEESRDRLMDFLTASRDKGLRTLGYGASTKGNVILQYCGLDEALLPCVAEVNEDKFGCYTPGTDIPIVSEREARALEPDQFLVLPWIYRDAMIARERGFLASGGKLVFPLPTLEVV; via the coding sequence ATGACCACGACCGGTCACTCGACAGTGATCGACCGTTGCCGGATCTGCGACAACACCGAGTTGCTGCCCGTGCTCGACCTCGGTCCGCAGGCACTCACCGGTGTGTTCCCGCGGACCCGCGGCGAGGACGTCCCGTACGTCCCCCTGGAGCTGGTGCGCTGCTCGCCCGCCGGCTGCGAGCTGGTGCAGCTGCGGCACACCGCCGACTTCGGCCTCATGTACGGCGAGGGCTACGGCTACCGGTCCAGCCTCAACCGCTCCATGGCGGACCACCTGCGCGGCAAGGTCGCCGCCATCACGAAGGCGGTCGACCTCGGCCCCGGCGACCTCGTCCTGGACATCGGCAGCAACGACGGCACCCTGCTGGCGGCCTACCCCTCCGGCGGCCCCCACCTGGTCGGTGTCGACCCCGCCGCCTCGGTCTTCGCCGGGACCTACCCGCCGGGGGCCGAGCTGATCCCCGACTTCTTCGCGGCCGACCTGCTCGGCGGCCGCCGCGCCAAGGTCGTCACCTCGATCGCGATGTTCTACGATCTGCCCCGCCCCATGGACTTCATGCGGGAGATCCGCCGCGTCCTGGCGGACGACGGTATCTGGGTGACCGAGCAGAGCTACCTGCCGTCGATGCTGCACGCCGCCGCCTACGACGTCGTCTGCCACGAGCACCTCGACTACTACGGGCTCCGCCAGATCGAGTGGATGGCCGAACGCACCGGCCTGAAGGTCGTCGACGCCGAGCTGACCCCCGTCTACGGCGGGAGCCTCTCCCTCGTCCTGGCCCGGAGCGACTCCCCGCGCGAGGTCGACGAGCCGGCCCTGGCCCGGATCCGCGCCGGCGAGACGGACCTGCCCTACGCGGAGTTCGCCCGGCGGACCGAGGAATCGCGCGACCGGCTCATGGACTTCCTCACCGCCTCGCGGGACAAGGGACTGCGCACCCTCGGGTACGGCGCCTCCACCAAGGGCAACGTCATCCTCCAGTACTGCGGTCTGGACGAGGCGCTGCTGCCCTGCGTCGCCGAGGTGAACGAGGACAAGTTCGGCTGCTACACGCCCGGCACGGACATCCCGATCGTCTCCGAGAGGGAGGCCCGGGCGCTCGAACCCGACCAGTTCCTGGTCCTCCCGTGGATCTACCGGGACGCGATGATCGCCCGGGAACGCGGTTTCCTGGCCTCCGGGGGCAAGCTGGTCTTCCCGCTGCCCACCCTGGAAGTGGTGTGA
- a CDS encoding NAD-dependent epimerase/dehydratase family protein, whose translation MTRATYEEARRSGPFDVLVNAACPSRRYWARHHPDEDRRETVDKTRALLRDWEWGRFVQISTLSARTQPDTPYGRNRAEAEELCADHLIVRLGPMYGDENTKGVLMDFLGDQPVYAHGDSRQSFAPVEWCGRWVASHLDAEGLWEVGARTTVSLREIRDAVGSRSVFAGTRKDDQFPLDSRPDWPDAADVIGWLGARSRALTGES comes from the coding sequence GTGACCCGTGCGACCTACGAGGAGGCCCGCCGCAGCGGCCCCTTCGACGTCCTGGTCAACGCCGCCTGCCCGTCCCGGCGTTACTGGGCCCGGCACCACCCCGACGAGGACCGCCGCGAGACGGTCGACAAGACCCGGGCGCTCCTCCGCGACTGGGAGTGGGGCCGCTTCGTCCAGATCAGCACCCTCTCCGCCCGCACCCAGCCGGACACCCCCTACGGCAGGAACCGGGCCGAGGCCGAGGAGCTCTGCGCCGACCACCTGATCGTCCGCCTGGGTCCCATGTACGGCGACGAGAACACCAAGGGCGTCCTCATGGACTTCCTCGGGGACCAGCCGGTCTACGCGCACGGCGACTCGCGGCAGAGCTTCGCCCCCGTCGAGTGGTGCGGCCGCTGGGTGGCCTCGCACCTCGACGCCGAGGGGCTGTGGGAAGTGGGCGCGCGGACGACGGTCAGCCTGCGGGAGATCAGGGACGCGGTCGGCTCGCGTTCCGTCTTCGCCGGCACCCGGAAGGACGACCAGTTCCCCCTGGACAGCCGGCCCGACTGGCCGGACGCCGCCGATGTCATCGGCTGGCTCGGGGCCCGTAGCAGAGCACTGACTGGAGAATCATGA
- a CDS encoding cupin domain-containing protein, translating into MLHLYPGKVRGLHYHPHFVEYLLFVEGSGVLVTKDDADDPDCEEEFIHVSRGICTRTPAGIMHAVHAITPLTFIAMLTKPWDECDPPLVQVEPLPHTLERK; encoded by the coding sequence ATGCTGCACCTGTACCCGGGAAAGGTGCGCGGTCTGCACTACCACCCGCACTTCGTCGAATACCTGCTCTTCGTCGAGGGCTCGGGCGTACTGGTCACCAAGGACGACGCCGACGACCCGGACTGCGAGGAGGAGTTCATCCACGTCTCGCGCGGCATCTGCACCAGGACGCCGGCGGGCATCATGCACGCCGTCCACGCCATCACGCCGCTGACGTTCATCGCCATGCTCACCAAGCCCTGGGACGAGTGCGACCCGCCGCTGGTCCAGGTCGAGCCGCTGCCGCACACCCTGGAGCGCAAGTGA
- a CDS encoding glycosyltransferase, with protein sequence MDKKETADRGTPGQRPMVVAVCAFRLENVRRHLRHNLDQLSGDEYVVLLDRPVTPEAEKVAAQVHEAGGTMRVLGATRGLSASRNTVLREYAGRHVLFVDDDVRLDASAVDAVRAAFRAGAHVVGARLRPPHDIGRLPWFLSSGQFHLVGWHRARGDIKIWGACMGVDADFAHRRGLLFDLGLSRTGGNLQSGEDTTFIALMKEAGAVERLLPEHAVVHDIDHGRLTLRYLLRRAYWQGHSEARRHQSVAGLRKELNRHRTAPESRCTPLLFCLYGAATAIGVGHGLVRRLRGK encoded by the coding sequence GTGGACAAGAAAGAGACTGCGGACCGGGGCACTCCCGGGCAGCGTCCCATGGTGGTGGCGGTCTGTGCCTTCCGTCTGGAGAACGTGCGCCGGCATCTGCGGCACAACCTCGACCAGTTGAGCGGCGACGAATATGTCGTCCTGCTGGACCGGCCGGTGACCCCCGAGGCCGAGAAGGTCGCCGCCCAGGTGCACGAGGCCGGCGGGACGATGCGCGTCCTGGGCGCCACCCGGGGGCTGTCGGCGTCCCGCAACACGGTGCTGCGGGAGTACGCCGGGCGGCACGTGCTGTTCGTGGACGACGACGTGCGGCTCGACGCCTCCGCCGTGGACGCCGTCCGCGCCGCGTTCCGCGCCGGGGCGCACGTGGTCGGGGCGCGGCTGCGGCCGCCGCACGACATCGGACGGCTGCCCTGGTTCCTGTCCTCGGGGCAGTTCCACCTCGTCGGGTGGCACCGCGCCCGCGGGGACATCAAGATCTGGGGCGCCTGCATGGGCGTCGACGCCGACTTCGCGCACCGCCGGGGCCTGCTCTTCGACCTGGGCCTCAGCCGCACCGGCGGCAATCTGCAGTCCGGCGAGGACACCACCTTCATCGCGCTGATGAAGGAGGCGGGCGCCGTCGAGCGCCTGCTGCCCGAGCACGCGGTCGTCCACGACATCGACCACGGCCGGCTCACCCTCCGCTATCTGCTGCGCAGGGCCTACTGGCAGGGGCACTCGGAGGCGCGCCGGCACCAGTCGGTCGCGGGTCTCCGCAAGGAGCTGAACCGGCACCGCACCGCCCCGGAGTCCCGTTGCACCCCGCTGCTGTTCTGCCTGTACGGCGCCGCCACCGCGATCGGCGTCGGCCACGGACTCGTACGCCGCCTGCGCGGTAAGTGA
- a CDS encoding type I polyketide synthase, giving the protein MTPLAHPADSLPPVAVVGIGCRFPGGVDSPDGFWDLLAAGRNTVGDMPTDRWEEYRNFGPRFDAALRKAIRSGSYLDGDIAGFDAEFFGISPREAELMDPQQRLMLEVAWQALEHAGIAPHTLAGTDTGVFAGVCTYDYGAGRLEDLPGIDAWTGIGAAVCAVSNRVSHALDLRGPSLSVDTACSASLVALHTAAQSLRLGECTLALAGGVNLLVSPGQTIALGTAGALAPDGRSKPFSASADGYGRGEGCGVLVLKLLADAERDGDRVLAVLRGSAVNQDGRTNGIMAPCGQAQEHVMRRALAAAGVDAGTVDYVEAHGTGTRLGDPMEIGAIGAVYGRDRAGGEPCVVGTVKSNIGHLEGAAGVAGVIKAILALGRDSIPATLLDGDPNPEIDWDGHAIRLATGAVPWPERPHPRRAAVSGFGYGGTVAHVVLEQAPAAPVRPAPEPAGTVFPLSAASPEALGEHAGALAALVEEGVDLASLGHTLAHRRSPLAHRAAVVAADRGELAAGLRALAAGEPAPGLVTGAVLPDTARPVWVFSGHGSQWAGMGRELLESEPVFAAAIDELEPVFKEEIGFSPREVLVEGDHAEVHRAQTMIFAMQLGLAALWRSRGVEPAAVIGHSVGEIAAAVTAGALTTADGARLICRRSLLLREAAGRGAMAMVNLPFDEVAERLAGNAAVVAAIASSTSSTVVSGDPGAVDEVVGRWTEEGLVVRRVASDVAFHSPHMDPLLGRLRTACDELRPRTPHTPLYTTALTDPRAALTADGAYWAGNLRNPVRLAAAVTAAAEDGHRAFVELAPHPVVTHSVHETLAERGVEDVFVGTTLRRDKPEARTFDAAVAAAHCHGVTVDWSALQPDGDLADLPPYPWRHRSLWRSIAGSRTAGRGHDVASHTLLGTPAAVAGSDVKLWHSTLDDDSRPYPGSHALNGVEIVPAAVLAVTFLNAAAEGDGPRALRDMTMTHPVLTAGQRQIQVVHEGDVVRLASRTVADASDPNPAWLVHCASGTAAPDLAALTSRSLLDPAEHRLEPADPGLVARRLAEVGVPSTGFDWTVENLSAGFGVLHARVASPDTTSWAPLLDAVMSIAPAAFMGLPQLRMVVQVDEITVDGTPPDAATVEVVLDPGVADTVHALVTDADGRPVASLRGLRYPVVEQPAAPAADEPGREADADAVSFAGLSPDELRQRVLDEVRAQIAQEMRLAPADLHVRRPLVEQGLDSVMTVVVRRRLEKRVGRDVPANVFWKLPTISDIADHLTERLAGAPAEDVRAS; this is encoded by the coding sequence GTGACACCCCTCGCACACCCGGCAGACTCCCTCCCCCCGGTGGCCGTGGTCGGGATCGGCTGCCGGTTCCCCGGCGGCGTCGACTCGCCCGACGGGTTCTGGGACCTGCTGGCGGCCGGCCGCAACACCGTCGGCGACATGCCCACCGACCGCTGGGAGGAGTACCGGAACTTCGGCCCGCGCTTCGACGCGGCGCTGCGGAAGGCGATCCGTTCCGGCAGCTACCTGGACGGTGACATCGCCGGTTTCGACGCCGAGTTCTTCGGCATCTCCCCGCGCGAGGCCGAGCTGATGGACCCGCAGCAGCGCCTCATGCTGGAAGTGGCCTGGCAGGCGCTGGAGCACGCGGGCATCGCGCCGCACACCCTGGCGGGCACCGACACCGGGGTGTTCGCCGGGGTCTGCACCTACGACTACGGCGCCGGCCGGCTGGAGGACCTGCCGGGCATCGACGCCTGGACGGGGATCGGCGCGGCCGTGTGCGCCGTGTCGAACCGCGTCTCGCACGCGCTCGACCTGCGCGGACCCAGTCTCTCCGTCGACACCGCCTGCTCCGCCTCGCTGGTGGCGCTGCACACCGCCGCGCAGAGCCTGCGGCTCGGCGAGTGCACCCTGGCCCTGGCCGGCGGCGTCAACCTGCTGGTGTCGCCCGGCCAGACGATCGCCCTGGGCACGGCCGGCGCGCTGGCGCCCGACGGCCGGAGCAAGCCGTTCTCCGCGTCGGCCGACGGCTACGGCCGCGGCGAGGGCTGCGGCGTGCTCGTCCTCAAGCTGCTGGCGGACGCCGAACGCGACGGGGACCGGGTGCTGGCGGTGCTGCGCGGCAGCGCGGTCAACCAGGACGGGCGCACCAACGGCATCATGGCCCCCTGCGGCCAGGCCCAGGAGCACGTCATGCGGCGCGCCCTGGCGGCCGCGGGCGTCGACGCCGGCACCGTCGACTACGTGGAGGCCCACGGCACCGGCACCCGCCTCGGCGACCCCATGGAGATCGGCGCGATCGGCGCGGTCTACGGGCGGGACCGCGCGGGCGGTGAGCCGTGCGTGGTCGGGACGGTGAAGTCCAACATCGGCCATCTGGAAGGCGCCGCCGGCGTCGCCGGGGTCATCAAGGCCATCCTCGCCCTGGGGCGGGACAGCATCCCGGCCACCCTGCTGGACGGCGACCCGAACCCCGAGATCGACTGGGACGGCCACGCCATCCGGCTGGCCACCGGCGCGGTGCCGTGGCCCGAGCGCCCGCACCCCCGCCGCGCCGCGGTGTCCGGCTTCGGCTACGGCGGCACCGTGGCCCACGTGGTCCTGGAGCAGGCGCCCGCCGCGCCCGTCCGCCCCGCGCCGGAGCCGGCCGGCACCGTGTTCCCGCTCTCCGCCGCCTCCCCCGAGGCGCTCGGCGAGCACGCCGGCGCGCTCGCCGCCCTGGTCGAGGAGGGCGTGGACCTGGCCTCGCTCGGCCACACCCTGGCCCACCGGCGCTCCCCGCTCGCCCACCGGGCGGCCGTCGTGGCGGCCGACCGCGGCGAACTGGCCGCCGGGCTGCGCGCGCTGGCCGCCGGGGAGCCGGCGCCCGGTCTCGTCACCGGGGCCGTGCTGCCGGACACCGCCCGTCCCGTCTGGGTGTTCTCGGGCCACGGTTCCCAGTGGGCCGGGATGGGCCGGGAACTGCTGGAGTCGGAGCCGGTGTTCGCCGCGGCGATCGACGAGCTGGAGCCGGTGTTCAAGGAGGAGATCGGCTTCTCGCCCCGCGAGGTGCTGGTGGAGGGCGACCACGCCGAGGTCCACCGCGCCCAGACGATGATCTTCGCGATGCAGCTCGGGCTCGCCGCGCTGTGGCGGTCCCGGGGCGTCGAGCCCGCCGCCGTCATCGGCCACTCGGTCGGCGAGATCGCCGCCGCCGTCACCGCCGGCGCGCTGACCACGGCCGACGGGGCCCGGCTGATCTGCCGCAGGTCGCTGCTGCTGCGCGAGGCCGCCGGGCGCGGCGCGATGGCCATGGTGAACCTGCCGTTCGACGAGGTCGCCGAGCGGCTCGCGGGGAACGCCGCGGTCGTCGCCGCCATCGCGTCCTCGACGTCGTCCACCGTCGTCTCGGGCGACCCCGGCGCGGTGGACGAGGTCGTCGGCCGCTGGACGGAGGAGGGGCTGGTGGTCCGGCGCGTCGCCTCCGACGTGGCCTTCCACAGCCCGCACATGGACCCGCTGCTGGGCCGGCTCCGCACCGCCTGCGACGAGCTGCGCCCGCGCACCCCGCACACCCCCCTCTACACGACGGCGCTCACGGACCCGCGGGCCGCGCTGACCGCCGACGGCGCGTACTGGGCGGGCAACCTGCGCAACCCGGTGCGGCTCGCCGCGGCGGTCACCGCCGCGGCCGAGGACGGCCACCGGGCGTTCGTCGAGCTGGCCCCGCACCCCGTGGTCACGCACTCGGTCCACGAGACGCTGGCCGAGCGCGGCGTGGAGGACGTGTTCGTCGGCACGACGCTGCGGCGCGACAAGCCCGAGGCGCGCACCTTCGACGCGGCCGTGGCCGCGGCCCACTGCCACGGCGTGACCGTCGACTGGTCGGCGCTCCAGCCGGACGGCGACCTGGCGGACCTGCCGCCGTACCCCTGGCGGCACCGCTCGCTCTGGCGCTCCATCGCCGGGTCGCGGACGGCGGGGCGGGGCCACGACGTCGCGTCGCACACCCTGCTGGGCACCCCCGCCGCCGTCGCGGGCAGCGACGTGAAGCTGTGGCACAGCACGCTGGACGACGACAGCCGCCCCTATCCGGGCAGCCACGCCCTCAACGGCGTGGAGATCGTCCCGGCCGCCGTGCTCGCGGTCACGTTCCTGAACGCGGCGGCCGAGGGCGACGGGCCCCGCGCCCTGCGGGACATGACGATGACCCACCCCGTGCTCACGGCGGGGCAGCGGCAGATCCAGGTCGTCCACGAGGGCGACGTGGTCCGGCTGGCCTCCCGTACGGTCGCGGACGCGTCCGACCCGAACCCCGCCTGGCTCGTGCACTGCGCGTCCGGCACCGCCGCACCCGACCTCGCCGCCCTGACGTCGCGGTCGCTGCTGGACCCGGCCGAGCACCGGCTCGAACCCGCCGACCCCGGGCTGGTCGCGCGGCGGCTCGCCGAGGTGGGCGTGCCCTCGACCGGTTTCGACTGGACGGTCGAGAACCTGTCCGCCGGCTTCGGCGTGCTGCACGCCCGCGTCGCCTCGCCCGACACCACCTCCTGGGCCCCGCTGCTGGACGCCGTGATGTCCATCGCGCCCGCCGCCTTCATGGGCCTGCCGCAGCTCCGGATGGTCGTCCAGGTGGACGAGATCACCGTTGACGGCACGCCCCCGGACGCGGCGACGGTCGAGGTCGTGCTCGATCCCGGCGTCGCCGACACCGTGCACGCCCTGGTCACCGACGCGGACGGCCGCCCGGTGGCGAGCCTGCGCGGCCTGCGCTACCCGGTGGTCGAGCAGCCGGCCGCGCCGGCCGCCGACGAGCCGGGGCGGGAGGCGGACGCGGACGCGGTGTCGTTCGCGGGCCTGTCGCCGGACGAGCTGCGGCAGCGGGTGCTCGACGAGGTGCGCGCGCAGATCGCCCAGGAGATGCGGCTGGCGCCCGCGGACCTCCACGTCCGCCGCCCGCTGGTGGAGCAGGGGCTCGACTCGGTGATGACGGTCGTCGTCCGCCGCCGGCTGGAGAAGCGCGTCGGCCGGGACGTGCCCGCCAACGTCTTCTGGAAGCTGCCCACCATCAGTGACATCGCCGACCACCTGACCGAACGCCTCGCCGGCGCTCCGGCGGAGGACGTCCGGGCGTCCTGA
- a CDS encoding GDSL-type esterase/lipase family protein has protein sequence MLTYRGAVSLQEVDGGILPWRIPFQERHLFFPEGSVGRAAMPSGVRITFRTDADGFAFRYAARPAHEMPGPPENPQVDVRVDGKPCASLPLVTDQGIHTCRVGSLPGAGNSRLVELWLPCLNQFTLHGVEVPADAEVSADTGTAPRWVHYGSSESQGRGALSPSRNWTATVATELGLDLTSLAIGAGCYLQPMFATLLRDLPADLITCMVGINIYGTRALNQFTYRPNLIGMIRIIRERHPATPLLIASHHHSPWHDPLKGDGYLSLPEVRDQTREAVELLRADGDENLHYVHGPSLAGPETAHLYVEPPHLDPLHFGQEGHDRLAAAFRRTVEELVPGLARA, from the coding sequence GTGCTGACCTATCGCGGTGCGGTCTCCCTCCAGGAGGTCGACGGCGGAATACTGCCCTGGCGAATACCTTTTCAGGAACGGCATCTGTTCTTTCCCGAGGGCAGCGTGGGGCGCGCCGCGATGCCGTCGGGAGTGCGGATCACTTTCCGGACGGACGCGGACGGGTTCGCTTTCCGCTACGCCGCCCGTCCCGCCCACGAGATGCCGGGGCCGCCCGAGAATCCGCAGGTGGACGTGCGCGTGGACGGCAAGCCGTGCGCCAGCCTCCCGCTGGTGACCGACCAGGGGATCCACACCTGCCGCGTCGGGTCCCTGCCCGGCGCCGGCAACAGCCGCCTGGTGGAGCTGTGGCTGCCCTGCCTGAACCAGTTCACCCTGCACGGGGTGGAGGTGCCGGCGGACGCGGAGGTGAGCGCGGACACCGGCACCGCGCCCCGCTGGGTCCACTACGGGTCCTCCGAGTCCCAGGGCCGGGGGGCGCTGTCGCCCAGCCGGAACTGGACCGCGACCGTCGCCACGGAACTCGGCCTCGACCTGACGTCGCTGGCGATCGGGGCGGGCTGCTACCTCCAGCCGATGTTCGCGACCCTGCTCCGTGATCTGCCCGCCGATCTGATCACGTGCATGGTCGGCATCAACATCTACGGCACCCGGGCCCTCAACCAGTTCACCTACCGCCCCAACCTGATCGGCATGATCCGGATCATCCGGGAACGGCACCCCGCGACCCCCTTGCTCATCGCGTCGCACCACCACTCCCCGTGGCACGACCCGCTGAAAGGAGACGGCTACCTGTCCCTGCCGGAAGTCCGGGATCAGACCCGTGAGGCGGTCGAACTGCTGCGCGCGGACGGCGACGAGAACCTGCACTACGTCCACGGTCCGAGCCTCGCCGGCCCCGAGACCGCCCACCTGTACGTGGAGCCGCCGCACCTCGATCCGCTGCACTTCGGCCAGGAGGGACACGACCGGCTCGCGGCCGCCTTCCGGCGCACGGTCGAGGAGCTGGTGCCGGGGCTGGCGCGGGCATAG
- a CDS encoding ketoacyl-ACP synthase III family protein, whose protein sequence is MQTADLYIGALGVFVPPVVSVEWAVERGLYPAEEAEAHELGGVAIAGDIPPPEMALRAAQQAVKRWGGSPKEFDLLLYASTWHQGPDGWPPQAYLQRHLVGGDMLALEIRQGCNGVFSALELAAAYLQADPRRTSALIVAADNYGTPLVDRWRMGPGFIGGDAASALVLTKRPGFARLRSLASKGLPEIEALHRGDEPLFPPSITRGRPTDFSARIGQQFATRSPASLAMADIQDHMTEIAERALAGAGIGMTDVARVSFMNYSREVVEQRCMAAWGLPLSRSTWEFGRGIGHCGASDHLLSMEHLVRTGELAPGDHVLQLATAPGLVVSSAVLQVLESPDWDA, encoded by the coding sequence GTGCAGACAGCCGACCTGTACATCGGTGCTCTCGGCGTTTTCGTACCGCCCGTGGTGAGCGTCGAATGGGCCGTGGAACGCGGCCTCTATCCGGCCGAGGAAGCCGAGGCGCACGAACTCGGCGGGGTCGCGATCGCCGGCGACATACCCCCTCCGGAAATGGCCCTGCGGGCGGCGCAGCAGGCGGTGAAACGGTGGGGCGGATCGCCGAAGGAATTCGATCTGCTGCTGTACGCGAGCACCTGGCACCAGGGCCCCGACGGCTGGCCGCCCCAGGCGTACCTCCAACGGCACCTGGTGGGCGGGGACATGCTCGCCCTGGAGATCCGGCAGGGCTGCAACGGCGTCTTCAGCGCACTGGAACTCGCCGCCGCCTACCTGCAGGCCGATCCGCGGCGCACGAGCGCGCTGATCGTCGCCGCCGACAACTACGGGACGCCGCTGGTCGACCGGTGGCGGATGGGCCCCGGCTTCATCGGCGGCGACGCCGCCTCGGCCCTGGTGCTGACCAAGCGGCCCGGCTTCGCCCGGCTCCGCTCGCTGGCGTCCAAGGGCCTGCCGGAGATCGAGGCACTGCACCGGGGCGACGAACCGCTGTTCCCGCCGAGCATCACCCGGGGCCGGCCGACCGACTTCAGCGCCCGCATCGGCCAGCAGTTCGCCACCCGCAGCCCCGCGTCCCTCGCGATGGCCGACATCCAGGACCACATGACGGAGATCGCCGAGCGCGCCCTGGCGGGGGCCGGCATCGGGATGACGGACGTCGCCCGCGTCTCCTTCATGAACTACTCGCGGGAAGTGGTCGAACAGCGCTGCATGGCGGCCTGGGGGCTGCCGCTGTCCCGTTCGACCTGGGAGTTCGGCCGGGGAATCGGCCACTGCGGGGCCAGCGACCACCTGCTCTCCATGGAACACCTCGTACGCACCGGTGAGCTCGCCCCCGGCGACCACGTCCTGCAACTCGCCACCGCCCCCGGCCTCGTGGTGTCCAGCGCCGTCCTCCAGGTTCTCGAATCGCCGGACTGGGACGCATGA